The Pithys albifrons albifrons isolate INPA30051 chromosome 4, PitAlb_v1, whole genome shotgun sequence genome segment ACTGCAGTTTAAAGCCACTTCTGCTTGCTCTGAGTGTAGAAGAAGGCAGTAAATGTTCGCCTCTTTCTTCACATAACTTCCTACTGGTGTAATTTTTTCACTCCCTTTCTTAAgcctttccattttttaaacttAGTAATTTTTCTTTAGACTTCTGATTGTTTTTGTATCTCTCTTAAAGAGAACTCTGACGTTTCATCTTCAAGTGTGGTCTTTAAAAATAGACTTTTATCACTACTGCAGCTGAGCCAGTTGTTTCTAGTCTtgtatttttctgcagttgATAGTTTCTGTTGAGGAACTAGAGTGCATAACTTCTTGAGTTTCACTGTACTTTTTCATATTGCTGCTGAAGACTACTTTAAATTCTACTCCTGTCCTTTTGTGCTAATTGCTAAGGAGGAAGCTGTATAAATGTGTACAGAAGCAGTACTCTATGGAGCTTGTCCTCGCATTGAACAAGTAGGTGATGGGGTCTGGTGTCTTTGGATAAGATGACATAGAAGGTCCAAATGACCCTTTAGTGTGGCCTCAGAGTTCTAGGGTGAAGCAGGGCATAGTGGCCTTAAATAATATTCTTTATGGGCTGTATCTTCTTTTAATGGGTTTGTCTAGTGCAGTGTGTTTTACTCCCTTTGTCTTTCTGAATGCAGACACTCATACCCTCTTACATGCATATATTCTTCCCTATTTAATTATCAAACAGGTATTTAATCTGTAATAATTCTGACATGCTGTGATGATTCAAATATTCCTATGGCAAAATTAACTTGCAGTTAAATCAGTGATCTATTTCCCATGGTCTTTACTTTTTCAGCTACTTTAATGGCTTCTCTTTATTGGTTCATATATAAATATCAAAGCTGTAAGTATGCTGATCTCAGATCTTTGTACATTCAGCTTTTTGATATTAAAGGGATTCTTCATCTTAACTGCCAGATGCAGAGTTCAGGCTTACGGTGACcaattatatgtatatttaGGGAAGTGTATTGAGAAATAAAGATTGAGTTTAGTTAAGCATACATGATACTTTTCCATGCTCCTTTGACTTGCCATACATGACTAGTTGGGTGCTTGCTGAGAAAATGATCCCACTGTTAACTTGGTGCACTTTGAACCTGAAGACAGAATGTGCCTTCCTACTGTGTTACCTTGTAGGCAGTGGCCCTGAACTGTGTAtgatgggaaagagaagaaacactGCCATGAGCTTCTTGGGATCCCTCACAGGGGTTCCTCTGTGTCAACAGAGATGAGTTGTCTGGAGCAGAAAACTTGCACTTGCCCTTCACATGTCTCCCTGACtgggaggaaggcaggcagggagctgggggagcaccTTGGTGAGCACAGACACAAGCAAGGCTCCTGAGCAAGAGTCCTCCTGGGATCGACAACTGAACAGACCGTTTCAGGGAGGGATTGAGGGGATGGCAGTCAGCTCCCAGGGGAGACCTGTTTGGTGggggtgggttttggtttttgtttgttttttgttctttttttaatgtatctaGATGGGAGGGGATGGTGAATACCAGTAAAGCTGCCTCTCCCCTTTGAGGAAGCTGTTTGCTGGTACCTCTGGCACTAACAAGGGGGCTTTTAATTTGTTCCCTAGGGATGTTACCTGTTGCTTTGTCATTAAGACTCTTCTCATCATTTTTTTGCAGGTTTCACATAATCTGTTTACAAGTCATGCCTCTTCATGTCCTGTACCTAAGCTGATAAAGCATCTATGCACTTTAATTTCAAGTCTCTGCCACTCTGCTAGTACAGTGCGAGCTGTGCCTTGAACCTTGGATATAAAGACCTACCTGCCAAAGTCTTGTTCCTGCCTTAGTAATGTTCCAGAGGTTAAATAACATGTTCATGGGAGAGATTGATAGCTTGTCCAGCCAAGAGCCAGAGTTCAGCGAGAAAGAAGATGACGAGTGGATTCTGGTTGACTTCATAGGTAAGAGATCTGTCAGACGTAAGCTCTGCCTTTGTCATGCTTTGGCTCTTGTTTGTCTTCTTTCCATGTGAACAAACTGGTAGCTTGGAGAACATTTATCTAAGTAAAACCGGTGTGGGATTGGAGTGTGGGGTATCTTCCAAACAAATGTACTAAAACATATTGTGTAAACTGGTGAGAAGAATGATGTCAGGTTTATAAACCTGACACAGGCTTCAGCAGAACCACTTGTacagataaaatatatttgacttATTACGCAATTACATAGCTGTACTGATAACAGTTGTTTCACATGTCTAACATGGCTTGTCTGGGaactcccttttttcctcccctgcttttcaaaaataagAACTTGTGCACATGCTAATAAggggtttatttctgtttctttgttgttttttcttttcatgttccATTTCTGGCTATGTGCAACCTTGTTGTTTTTGACCTCCTGCGATCACCAACATCACGGGTTCCCCTGCCCTGACTGATGGTCTCCTACAGCAGACACTTGCACTAATTGCTCTGTGGAGGAAGCAGACCTTGTTGAAGAATCGGCCACGGACGGCTCGCCTGTCTTCTCTTGTTTGTCGTCTCCCTTGGAACACTTGCCGGAGGCCAGCGAGTCTTGCTTCATCCAGTTTGAGTCATGTCCTATGGAGGAGAGCTGGTTTATTACCCCTCCCCCATGTTTTACTGCAGGTGGATTAACCACTATCAAAGTGGAAACCAGTCCAATGGAGAACCTCCTAATAGAGCATCCCAGCATGTCTGTGTATGCTGTCCACAACACCTGTCACGGCCTTAATGAGACTGGATGTGCAGATGAGGAGTTTCACAGCCCAGGTAGTCCCAGGTACGTCTGAATTCTCTTGTCAAGGAGCTCTGTTGCTGAAAATATCTGGTTTCTACTTGATCAGCTTAGATACTCAATACTGAATTTTCCAGCTTATTTCAAAGCAGATGAATAAAGCATGAAAACTAAACAAGGTGGTCAGGGCTGCCTGTCTGCTTAGAAAACCGTTAATACAAGATGACTGTGTTGGGAAACAGTTAGGTATGCTATTTTGATACTACAATGAATATTTATGGAGCCTAATTACTCCCTTGCAAAGTATGTTCTGGTCCTGTTGAAACTGGTGGCTGTTCACTGTATATCCAGTAATGAAAGCACTTTGCCCCCTTTACAGCTCTGTGTTATTTTCGTAACTGCTAGTTAGTACTCTTTCAGTCACCTTGTGAGATGAAACCTAGTACTTTAATTATCCTGACAGGGAAGGGAGTTGGGTTTTGGgtaggttttttggtttggggtgttttttgttcCTCAGAATAGTGATAGATAAGGACAGGATTGAATTTTTCCACAAGCAGCTTATGAAACAAAAGCAACTCAAAATATTACACAATACTTGTAAAAATCTGTGCTGCAGACTTCTACTTTTAGTAAGGTAAgaagttgtgtttttttcttttgggtcCTAAAAATCTGACTGTGTGGTGTTATTGCAGAGGCATGTTTGTCAAACACTGCTTCTTTGGTGGTCATGTATACAACTATACAAGtatagtatatatataaatagagTATTCTTTGGCATTATGACCCCACACTTGCCTATCCATTCACTGATTTTGAAATAATTGGGTGTTTTGTGAATCCCAGTTAAGAACAAAGAGTGACTTTTCATCCCATTTAGTGCTTACACTTAGaatcaataataaaaaagagaaaaaaataaaaggagaaaaagtcaTAGTGTACTAAACTTTGAAATACAGGAAGAAATGAGTGTGATGTTCGAGTTGCTGTAGGTGGATGCCTATTGACTTCTCTGTTCAGCTCcttgctgtattttaagttcTTAGTTTGAAGAAACAGGTAACTTTGAGATGATATGCTGCTGTATAATGTTGAAGTATAGAGCTGATACTACTGATCCTGGAGTGGGGATTTGTATAACTATTTGGGGAGAGCAATTTATGATGTTAAGCATCAAGGATCTAGCTTAAGCTAAATAGGGGGAAACTATGAGCACACAGCACCTTTAAAGGGAGGGTCTGAAGGAATCTCCAAGAGAACTGAAGGCTGTGAGTCATGTCCTAGAGAAAGACAGCAAACCAGTTTATCTAAAATACCAATTTGCTATGGTTAGTAACACTCAAAGTCAGATACTGACTTTTCAGTGACTTGAACTAGGAATACTGGTATGAGTTCTTCCAGAGAAGAATCCTGTCTTGTATTATACAGGACAGTTAAGCTGCTTTAATGTGTGGGGCAGCTAAAGGTGTGATGGTCTTCAGATGATGTGTAATTAAGTTTTTTCACACTGAATTATGTGCTGTTGCTTTGCTGGAGGATCTAGGCTCTTGTACAGGTTACTTTGGGTGGCAGAACTGGGGTGAGACAAGTCTAAAGCTGAGGTGAACTGCAGAAACCGGGAATGTTGATTACACTGAAATTGCAGTAAGtttcaaaagctgttttgaAGTCTCTAGTGGTTTAATGGTTGGCCATTTAACATTGTAGGGCCAAGAAAAGCTGCTTAAGGCACACTGGCACAGTAAGTACTGCTGTTTTGGGACAGTGCTTTTTATTTGATCAGGCTGCTAGCAACACTGCTTCCTCTAGAGCCTTGTCTACCAAAGCAATACTGGTTTTAGGACTAACCTTTGTGCC includes the following:
- the TP53INP1 gene encoding tumor protein p53-inducible nuclear protein 1 isoform X3, which translates into the protein MFQRLNNMFMGEIDSLSSQEPEFSEKEDDEWILVDFIDTCTNCSVEEADLVEESATDGSPVFSCLSSPLEHLPEASESCFIQFESCPMEESWFITPPPCFTAGGLTTIKVETSPMENLLIEHPSMSVYAVHNTCHGLNETGCADEEFHSPGSPRAKKSCLRHTGTTGGPK
- the TP53INP1 gene encoding tumor protein p53-inducible nuclear protein 1 isoform X2; the protein is MFQRLNNMFMGEIDSLSSQEPEFSEKEDDEWILVDFIDTCTNCSVEEADLVEESATDGSPVFSCLSSPLEHLPEASESCFIQFESCPMEESWFITPPPCFTAGGLTTIKVETSPMENLLIEHPSMSVYAVHNTCHGLNETGCADEEFHSPGSPRLEAQNETGQRVHCYVTALAARSTFLEKNKSFRPTPWIKEHNERHYLNRNSLRRQNLTRDCHSRQIKHNGLFVHQPCQRQFNY
- the TP53INP1 gene encoding tumor protein p53-inducible nuclear protein 1 isoform X1, coding for MFQRLNNMFMGEIDSLSSQEPEFSEKEDDEWILVDFIADTCTNCSVEEADLVEESATDGSPVFSCLSSPLEHLPEASESCFIQFESCPMEESWFITPPPCFTAGGLTTIKVETSPMENLLIEHPSMSVYAVHNTCHGLNETGCADEEFHSPGSPRLEAQNETGQRVHCYVTALAARSTFLEKNKSFRPTPWIKEHNERHYLNRNSLRRQNLTRDCHSRQIKHNGLFVHQPCQRQFNY